GAACATAAAGACCACGATGAGGTCCGCAATGGCTGTCAGGCCAAGGGTGAACGCGAAGCCCCGGACGTTGCCGACGGCCACGAAGTAGAGCACCAGGGCGGCGAGCAGGTTCACGGCCTTGGAGGCGAGGACCGTCCGTTTGGCACGCTTCCAGCCGTTCTCCACAGCCGAGACCAGGCCGCGGCCTTCGCGAAGCTCATCACGGATGCGTTCGAAGTAAACAATGAACGAGTCGGCGGTCTGGCCGATGGCCACGATGATGCCGGCCACACCGGCGAGGGACAGGCGGTAGTTTTCGGTCCAGCCCAGGATGGCAATGGCCAGATAGGTCAGGGCACCCGCCACCACCAGCGAGGCAATGGTGACAAAGCCCAGGGCCCTGTACTGGAACAGGGAGTAGACCACCACGAGGAGCAGGCCGATGACGCCGGCGAGGAGGCCCATCCGCAGCTGCTCCCCGCCGAGGGTGGCGGAGATCTGCTGGTCGCTCTGGATTTCAAAGCTGATGGGCAGCGCGCCGAAGCGGAGCTGATCGGAGAGGGCCTTGGCCGTCTTTTCGTTGAAATTACCGGTGATCTGGGGCCGTCCATCGGTAATGACCGCCAGCGACCTCGGTGCCGAGATCACTTTGTCGTCCAGGACGATGGCGAACTGGGCCTTCGGATCGTTGCCGGACTCGCCCCCGGCAGCCACGTAGAACTGGTTCAGGCGTTCGGTGACCTCCTTGAACTTGGCGGTGCCTTCGCTGTCGAACTGGATATTGACGGCCCACTGGTTGGTCACTGCGCCCTGGGAGCCCTGCTGCAACTGGAAGGATGAGGTCACGATGTTGCGGCCCTTGACCTCGACCGGGCCCAGGATGTACTTGATCGCCGGAGTGGTTGCCGTGGCGGGCTCGCACGTGACCAGCGGCTTGGTGGGATCGGAGGCGGCCGGCTTGTCCGCGGGCGGCTTGTTGCAGTCGAGGGTTTCAAACTGCCGGTAAACCTCAGGCGTGATCCAGTTGGTATCACTGCTGTTGGCCGGTGCCGCCGTCGGCTTGGGCAGCTGATCCTCGGGCGTCAGCGACTCCGTGGGTACAGCCGCACCGTCACCGTTAAGCAGCACCGGGCGGAAGTTCATGTCCGCGGAGGCCTGGATCAGGTCGCGGGTCTCCTTCGTGGGAGTACCTGGCAGGCTCACCACGACGTTGCGCCCGGACTGCGTGCTGATTTCGGCTTCAGCCACACCGGAGCCGTCCACCCGCTGGCGAATAATCGCCACGGCCTGGTTGAGCTGCTCTTCGTTGATGTCCGAACCGCCCTCAACCTTCGGCGCCAGGATCATCTGGGTGCCGCCCTCGAGGTCGAGTGCCAGCTTGGGTGCCCAGCTTGCCTGACCGGCGAGGGTGCCGCCGGCCAGGACAGCGGTCAGGACGGCGAGGATTACGCCGAGCCACACCAGGACCCGCAGGCCTGCATTTTTGGGGCCAGTTCGTGCCATTGTCGATCTTTCTCTTATGTACGGAGGAACCGCCGGTGTGAGCCAATTGCTCTCACCGGCGGCAGTCCGCGGCCGTAGAGGTGTTGTGGAGCCTGATGCGGCAGCGGGCGCTAGCTGTCCTTCTTGCCCTCATCGTTGAGGCGCTTCAGGGTCTCTTCGGGCGTTTCGGACGTTGCGGGGGTACCAAGATCCTGGGAAGTGAGCGAGGACGCGTCGTTGGGGACCAGGGTGGGCTCTTCGTCAGCAGCAACGGCGGGTTCAACGATCTTGGTGACGGCCTGGCGGTGAACTGTTGCGAGGTTCCCGGGGGAAAGCTCCAGGACCACTTTGTTCTCGGCGTCGTCCATGGACACGATGCGGCCGAAGAGGCCAAAGCTCGTCATGACCTCAACACCCGGCGCGAACTGGGACTGCAGCGTGGCCTGCTGCTCCTTGGTCTTCTTGTTGCGGCGGAACATCATGAAGATAAAGATTCCGAGCATTGCAAACAAGACGATGTTCATGGGATCCACAGGGAAGGTTTCCGTTCTGTACTGGCGTGTCTGATGTGTGGCTGCGTCCGCTTCGTTCCGCCATGCAGATGTTCGTGCTGGCCGGGCAACGGCCCCTCGGAGCCGCCGGCGGGAACAAAGACCCCGAACGTGCCGGGTTTCATACCAGTCTAAAGGGAAAAGCTGAAAGGACGGCCTCTTAGCTGTTCGGCGCCCAATCAGGTGTTGCTTCGCTGTCGTCGGGGTCTATTTCGAACAGGTCCATGGGTTCCTGTCCGAACACACCGGCCGGCACCGCATATCCAAGGTGCGTCCAGGCCGGCGCCATGGCGATGCGGCCCCGGGGCGTCCGGCCCAGAAGGCCTTCGCGGACCAGGAACGGCTCGGCCACCGTTTCCACGGTCTCGGTTTCTTCCCCCACGGCAATGGCCAGGGTGGAAAGACCTACCGGGCCGCCACCGAATTTGGTGATGAGTGCCTCAAGAACTGCCCGGTCCAGCCGGTCCAGGCCGCGTTTGTCCACTTCGTACATGTCCAGCGCGGCGGACGCCGCACGGGCGTCGATCTGGTCAATACCGTGCACCAGGGCCCAGTCCCGCACCCGGCGGAGGAGGCGGTTGGCGATACGCGGTGTACCCCGGGAACGGCCCGCGATTTCGCTGAACCCGGCGGAGTTGACTTTGAGGTCCAGCAGCCCGGCAGAACGCCGGAGCACCAGTTCCAGTTCGGCCACACTGTAGAACTCCAGGTGGCCGGTGAATCCGAATCTGTCCCGCAGCGGACCCGGCAGGAGACCGGCTCGGGTTGTGGCACCCACCAGGGTGAACGGCGGCAGCTCCAGCGGGATGGCGGTGGCGCCGGCGCCCTTGCCCACCACAATGTCCACCCGGAAATCTTCCATGGCCATGTACAGCATCTCTTCGGCGGGCCGGGACATGCGGTGGATTTCGTCCAGGAAGAGGACTTCGCCTTCGGACAGGGAAGAAAGAATGGCGGCGAGGTCACCGGCGTGTTGGATGGCGGGGCCGCTGCTGATCCGCAACGGCGCGTTCATTTCGGACGCCACGATCATGGCCAGGGTGGTTTTTCCCAGACCGGGAGGACCGGAGAAAAGCACATGGTCGGCGCTGCGGCCGCGCATCCTTGAGGCCTGCAGGACCAGGGAGAGCTGCTTGCGGACGCGGTGCTGGCCCACAAAATCATCCAGGTTCTTCGGCCGGAGGGCGGC
The window above is part of the Pseudarthrobacter sp. IC2-21 genome. Proteins encoded here:
- the yajC gene encoding preprotein translocase subunit YajC — protein: MNIVLFAMLGIFIFMMFRRNKKTKEQQATLQSQFAPGVEVMTSFGLFGRIVSMDDAENKVVLELSPGNLATVHRQAVTKIVEPAVAADEEPTLVPNDASSLTSQDLGTPATSETPEETLKRLNDEGKKDS
- the ruvB gene encoding Holliday junction branch migration DNA helicase RuvB; this encodes MAEPSVVAAGEEPEERAIEAALRPKNLDDFVGQHRVRKQLSLVLQASRMRGRSADHVLFSGPPGLGKTTLAMIVASEMNAPLRISSGPAIQHAGDLAAILSSLSEGEVLFLDEIHRMSRPAEEMLYMAMEDFRVDIVVGKGAGATAIPLELPPFTLVGATTRAGLLPGPLRDRFGFTGHLEFYSVAELELVLRRSAGLLDLKVNSAGFSEIAGRSRGTPRIANRLLRRVRDWALVHGIDQIDARAASAALDMYEVDKRGLDRLDRAVLEALITKFGGGPVGLSTLAIAVGEETETVETVAEPFLVREGLLGRTPRGRIAMAPAWTHLGYAVPAGVFGQEPMDLFEIDPDDSEATPDWAPNS
- the secD gene encoding protein translocase subunit SecD, with translation MARTGPKNAGLRVLVWLGVILAVLTAVLAGGTLAGQASWAPKLALDLEGGTQMILAPKVEGGSDINEEQLNQAVAIIRQRVDGSGVAEAEISTQSGRNVVVSLPGTPTKETRDLIQASADMNFRPVLLNGDGAAVPTESLTPEDQLPKPTAAPANSSDTNWITPEVYRQFETLDCNKPPADKPAASDPTKPLVTCEPATATTPAIKYILGPVEVKGRNIVTSSFQLQQGSQGAVTNQWAVNIQFDSEGTAKFKEVTERLNQFYVAAGGESGNDPKAQFAIVLDDKVISAPRSLAVITDGRPQITGNFNEKTAKALSDQLRFGALPISFEIQSDQQISATLGGEQLRMGLLAGVIGLLLVVVYSLFQYRALGFVTIASLVVAGALTYLAIAILGWTENYRLSLAGVAGIIVAIGQTADSFIVYFERIRDELREGRGLVSAVENGWKRAKRTVLASKAVNLLAALVLYFVAVGNVRGFAFTLGLTAIADLIVVFMFTHPTLQLLARTRFFGEGHRFSGLDPKRLGAVPLYRGAGRLRTPEVKPAVVRAKNTGAAAEAERRMTIAERRLAEKQEQLTGSSKSAAKENK